A portion of the Phyllopteryx taeniolatus isolate TA_2022b chromosome 15, UOR_Ptae_1.2, whole genome shotgun sequence genome contains these proteins:
- the mlana gene encoding melanoma antigen recognized by T-cells 1 gives MRCNNTDGMPRGDFNIYFASSRRGFVRAEEAVGVVLLLIILAALVLLGCWYFKRRGGYKKIRNTRSGSPTHTAGQYSERPSAENKMALTDFSSLRSVMPNAPPAYEKLSSGPLPPPYSP, from the exons ATGCGTTGCAACAACACAGACGGGATGCCTCGAGGAGACTTCAACATCTACTTTGCCAGCAGTCGACGTGGATTTGTCAGAGCTGAGGA GGCAGTGGGTGTTGTGCTGCTGTTAATCATCCTTGCCGCTCTTGTTCTGCTGGGCTGCTGGTACTTTAAGAGGAGGGGCGGCTACAAAAAAATCAGG AACACCAGGTCTGGGTCACCGACCCACACGGCAGGCCAGTACTCTGAGAGACCTTCTGCAGAAAACAAGATGGCGCTCACAGACTTTAGCAGCCTGCGATCTGTG ATGCCAAATGCCCCTCCAGCCTATGAAAAGCTCTCCTCAGGTCCACTGCCTCCTCCCTACTCACCTTAA
- the LOC133490279 gene encoding LOW QUALITY PROTEIN: uncharacterized protein KIAA2026 (The sequence of the model RefSeq protein was modified relative to this genomic sequence to represent the inferred CDS: deleted 1 base in 1 codon) yields the protein MSGILSSGSAWTRTGTDDMDLDTSEDVLNNGASVAPGEHLPTSNEGMSDFSNSDISLPEVCITTNFEESMNHEVQQAYRIFSSFLLDKHKAVASLFLHAVGHQEAQCGVGGICAPGQARLKQSMCLQRMEEKFVGQEYQSITEFVADFRLMLENCYRYHGVDHWLSKQAQKLEIMLEQKLTLLSRTLREKTTLAMTSKGRFGAEDERAQGGTSTRRRLSSRNLATITVGGHESVMVQALRMEEQQRAKEEKKQRELEKKEAEEMSAKAVEEWEQTLLSQASPQTIDTLWELPAIGHFLCLAQTVLNLPEIVFFELERCLLMPRCSSLLSKIMSSLLSPWQRRATLHRRPALPYRRWEAELRLCVKGWYRSVGGARNQPARAQQLGLCHHFFLNLGEASPLEEKPFHSLRFHQRVWLLKGLCDHVYETQKDVQDAVLAQPIHECRESILGYDSKDNAYIHFPHFCGADLRIYCQSPSTPPAFPFPSALVRRVEKHTEDFDVLKDEEGYPGSATHVGDTSGDLGKTLEYFTRENGDGQEQHEERFWPIMKEEERCESGSSDVNSSDELSRKCRTSSFVSRGCVKQETADLDYQCTTIEEDLSLCSGHPIKVETHGPCLNVGEHTYTGRSPARYADNTYSTSKLSGIKMEGVNLNTGHHQIAPCLECGRTVKSVRRGCSCPSTHCAQNSSDEDKVTGRMWFKKKKCKKKRGTGQSRQVENIQAAESSLQGITATIQRKYKRKKHQEGRKKVQAAKKIKDEPSVEPSFKLICTSLQELRELISKTEDELDDLESTKKKLDRWYLSKEAVKDLHSTLIRLLNELSPWEPKLVRAYHRNRLRLKKEFDDFKRHPEYNNFVREECVSSSSSDEDEDMSLFFCQQGSEDEREHVVPRGLWTGASSGDIEAESSGERSPTFVITNHQKHPETDEQVSIVQADSGNTTFVQNNGPKSKCEMIKSNTDGAAGKPVHYSSTSKFCVAHPTSGLPKGYTPIPTLLAKSVGNKVTLMKRPVDYSGFNNTDRQSKGCSSSAPTSAAGNAKPQTAQSTSLQNSLQTQGKCAIRQTGMVKVAAAPLTTDWAKQNQTLLQNPLQVGTNVPERHNSAKMSVQSGQDYSRQEKVMQQVVILPSKHVIHKAEEQQSKAPMHLSTSVAGFTIPDNVPQVALLKDAPTVKIPSLSSPPCQQHRTESTPGFQVTQHSQSSTSQTIHPNPSSIISTTTFASTMPPKLPDHKQELKTICIRDSQSILVTTRGGNTGIVKVQNAVDGLSTSPIITISPQFKAFLLSKSTEPSSLPFKKNPCPTPTVASVSIAQPQKQIPSVLKSSATTNPTELRNSTLGTPAASVPGSHKSDGSTVARNIYNPAQTLPKRSLGVNSTVDGNARAEVVGQPGLKRPSTEEQHKVTKFILVTPSSSCASTVAIPKETSFTNLPLGSRVMVINETSATTSCTSAGSVPKQAMTSAVNGQQLTTSLSSPSLKMGLSPGVDSNVLSKGKNISLPTGLQIQLSGMTTTIGQTIGALSRCTSTSTPVSVSETRHSPATTTQLAPFTKSNTVTSCLSQLVANATLSRTSQPHSFTIASQLGSFISTTATHPAGSLPTSVLTSRSRETSSAQGNPNPSSMATLAHQSSHVLAKETTPMISPFQNALNKTQSHIFSATTNSTQCMSPAIGANNSQQRIVINTSKHLVAGTQIFLNNTCVVVPPQGLGPGSHVLIISSPSPQKVPNVSASTIGTAASLQGLSQGSIIPQGPILPKSQAGLPGVPLVNSPFAVCAPAVGPTNVQGSSLLPPNVSLVSTPSSQVCDSVLNTPPQLAKQAAHISSVVTGGLSLGSALMPPRAECSTTISPVNASVLPRLPAPLSSLPSLIAPRHSLPEVLATTGDSCIQPPATSRVTASSITHLGLGITSVSKQAPSVIHEVFAGSSAPRIQNLPTSTVTPIESTTDALETSCAVTLSPPPATFQPITLLTTNPIHQSIALTNQALVKISLQKSPLGMANSVANKLLISPDGAILSSVQCQAKAAEPNMYPKKTALILTPNTSSRTWRHQPTPSQPNN from the exons ATGTCCGGGATCTTGTCTTCGGGTTCTGCATGGACAAGGACCGGTACTGATGACATGGACCTTGACACGTCCGAGGATGTTCTCAACAATGGCGCCTCTGTTGCTCCAGGGGAGCACCTGCCGACCAGCAACGAAGGCATGTCTGACTTCTCCAACAGTGACATCTCGCTCCCAGAAGTCTGCATCACCACCAACTTTGAGGAGAGCATGAACCACGAGGTCCAGCAAGCCTATAGAATCTTCTCCAGCTTTCTCCTGGACAAGCACAAGGCAGTCGCCAGCCTGTTCCTTCACGCTGTCGGCCATCAGGAGGCACAGTGCGGTGTCGGTGGTATCTGCGCTCCGGGTCAGGCTCGGCTCAAGCAGTCCATGTGCTTGCAGAGGATGGAGGAGAAATTTGTTGGCCAGGAGTATCAGAGCATAACAGAGTTTGTGGCTGACTTCAGGCTGATGTTGGAGAACTGCTACCGCTACCACGGTGTGGACCATTGGCTCTCCAAACAGGCTCAAAAGCTGGAGATTATGTTAGAACAAAAGCTCACACTACTGTCCAG GACTCTTCGTGAGAAGACCACATTGGCAATGACCTCCAAAGGGCGTTTTGGCGCAGAGGATGAGCGAGCCCAGGGGGGAACCTCGACAAGGAGGCGATTGTCATCTCGAAACCTGGCGACTATCACTGTAGGTGGGCATGAGTCGGTCATGGTGCAGGCCCTCAGAATGGAAGAGCAACAGAGGGCCAAGGAAGAAAAGAA GCAACGTGAGCTAGAGAAAAAAGAAGCGGAAGAAATGTCGGCCAAGGCGGTGGAGGAGTGGGAGCAGACTTTGCTGTCGCAGGCGTCCCCCCAAACCATAGACACTCTGTGGGAACTCCCTGCCATCGGCCACTTCCTGTGTCTGGCCCAGACAGTGCTCAACCTTCCTGAGATTGTCTTCTTTGAGCTGGAGCGCTGCCTGCTGATGCCACGCTGCAGCAGCCTCCTGTCCAAGATAATGTCATCCCTCCTGTCCCCGTGGCAGCGGCGGGCCACCTTGCACCGCCGGCCTGCTCTGCCGTACCGCCGCTGGGAGGCGGAGCTCAGGTTGTGCGTCAAGGGCTGGTACCGGAGTGTCGGCGGCGCCCGCAATCAGCCAGCCCGGGCCCAACAACTTGGACTTTGTCACCACTTTTTCCTCAACCTGGGCGAGGCGAGTCCCTTGGAGGAGAAGCCGTTCCACTCGCTGCGCTTCCACCAGCGAGTGTGGCTTCTCAAGGGCTTGTGTGACCACGTATATGAGACACAGAAGGACGTTCAGGATGCTGTGCTGGCCCAGCCCATACACGAATGCAGGGAGTCTATTTTGGGCTATGACAGCAAAGATAACGCCTACATACATTTCCCCCATTTCTGTGGGGCAGACTTGAGAATCTACTGCCAGAGTCCCAGCACACCGCCTGCTTTTCCTTTCCCTTCAGCGTTGGTGAGACGGGTTGAAAAACACACTGAAGATTTTGACGTACTGAAGGACGAGGAGGGATATCCTGGAAGTGCCACTCACGTTGGTGATACCTCTGGTGATTTGGGGAAGACATTGGAGTATTTTACGAGGGAAAACGGGGATGGACAGGAACAACATGAAGAAAGGTTTTGGCCCATCATGAAAGAAGAAGAGAGGTGCGAGTCAGGGTCGTCGGATGTAAACTCCAGTGATGAGTTAAGCCGAAAGTGTCGCACTAGCTCCTTTGTCTCAAGAGGATGCGTAAAACAAGAAACTGCAGATTTAGACTATCAATGCACGACAATAGAAGAGGACCTGTCCTTGTGCTCGGGGCATCCCATTAAAGTAGAGACTCATGGTCCTTGTCTGAATGTAGGGGAACACACGTACACGGGCAGGTCACCCGCTCGTTATGCGGACAACACATACTCAACAAGCAAACTTTCGGGCATCAAAATGGAGGGAGTAAACCTGAACACGGGACACCACCAAATAGCTCCCTGTTTGGAATGTGGCAGAACTGTCAAATCAGTGCGTCGAGGCTGTAGCTGCCCGTCTACTCACTGTGCGCAAAACTCCAGCGACGAAGACAAGGTCACCGGCAgaatgtggtttaaaaaaaagaaatgcaagaaAAAGCGAGGCACGGGGCAATCGCGGCAGGTGGAAAACATTCAGGCAGCTGAATCATCATTACAGGGAATTACCGCAACCATCCAGAGGAAatataaaaggaaaaaacatcAAGAAG GACGAAAAAAGGTTCAAGctgcaaagaaaataaaagatgaGCCTTCCGTTGAGCCGTCTTTTAAG TTGATTTGTACCAGTCTGCAAGAGTTGCGAGAACTTATCAGCAAAACAGAGGATGAGCTTGACGACCTGGAGAGCACAAAAAAGAAGTTG GATCGATGGTACTTAAGTAAAGAAGCTGTGAAAGATCTCCATAGCACTCTAATCAGACTACTGAATGAGCTGTCACCCTGGGAACCAAAACTTGTGAGAGCCTACCATAGAAACAG GCTTCGATTGAAGAAGGAGTTTGATGATTTCAAGAGGCATCCAGAGTACAATAACTTTGTGCGAGAGGAATGTgtgtcatcatcgtcatcagacGAAGATGAAGatatgtctttgtttttttgccaacaAGGATCAGAAGACGAACGAGAACACGTGGTTCCCAGAGGTCTTTGGACCGGAG CAAGCAGCGGGGACATTGAAGCTGAATCTAGTGGCGAGAGGTCACCAACCTTTGTAATCACCAACCACCAAAAACATCCAGAAACTGATGAACAAGTGTCAATAGTTCAGGCTGACAGCGGTAACACCACTTTCGTCCAGAACAATGGTCCAAAGTCTAAATGTGAAATGATAAAATCAAACACCGACGGGGCTGCGGGAAAGCCAGTCCACTATTCATCGACATCCAAATTTTGTGTCGCCCACCCCACCTCTGGACTGCCCAAAGGGTACACGCCCATTCCCACCCTGCTTGCTAAGAGTGTTGGCAACAAAGTGACCTTAATGAAGCGG CCCGTTGATTACTCAGGGTTTAACAACACAGATAGACAAAGCAAGGGATGTTCAAGCTCCGCGCCTACGTCTGCAGCGGGGAACGCAAAACCACAAACTGCTCAATCCACTTCGCTACAGAACTCACTACAGACACAAGGGAAATGTGCAATTAGACAAACAGGAATGGTCAAAGTGGCAGCAGCTCCTCTAACAACAGATTGGGCAAAACAAAACCAGACTTTATTGCAGAATCCTCTCCAAGTGGGAACTAATGTTCCAGAGAGGCACAATTCGGCCAAGATGTCGGTGCAATCTGGTCAGGACTACAGCAGACAGGAGAAGGTCATGCAGCAGGTGGTGATTCTGCCCTCCAAACATGTCATTCACAAAGCTGAGGAGCAACAGTCAAAGGCACCCATGCACTTGTCCACCAGTGTGGCTGGCTTCACCATTCCTGACAATGTTCCGCAAGTAGCTCTGCTGAAGGATGCCCCGACAGTGAAGATCCCTTCCCTTTCTTCCCCACCTTGTCAACAGCACAGGACCGAAAGCACACCCGGGTTCCAGGTTACACAACATTCCCAATCAAGCACTTCACAGACTATTCATCCAAATCCTTCATCCATCATATCCACAACCACTTTCGCCTCTACTATGCCCCCTAAACTTCCAGACCATAAGCAGGAACTTAAGACAATATGCATACGTGATTCACAGTCCATCCTCGTGACGACAAGAGGAGGCAACACAGGCATTGTCAAAGTCCAGAATGCAGTGGATGGATTGTCCACCAGTCCTATCATCACCATTTCACCTCAGTTTAAAGCCTTCCTTTTGTCCAAAAGTACAGAGCCCTCTTCTCTCCCTTTTAAAAAGAATCCTTGTCCCACCCCAACAGTAGCCAGTGTCTCTATAGCACAACCTCAGAAGCAGATTCCTTCAGTATTAAAGTCCTCTGCCACCACAAATCCTACAGAGCTAAGAAATTCGACTTTGGGAACACCTGCTGCCTCAGTTCCAGGATCCCACAAATCAGATGGTTCTACAGTTGCAAGAAACATTTACAACCCTGCGCAGACATTACCGAAACGTTCTCTGGGTGTAAATAGTACTGTTGATGGAAATGCACGAGCCGAGGTTGTTGGTCAGCCTGGTTTGAAGCGGCCCAGCACAGAGGAGCAACACAAAGTTACGAAATTTATCCTGGTtactccctcctcctcctgtgcTTCTACTGTAGCTATTCCAAAAGAGACATCTTTTACAAATCTGCCTCTTGGTTCAAGAGTCATGGTCATCAACGAAACCTCTGCAACAACGTCCTGTACTTCAGCAGGAAGTGTTCCAAAGCAGGCCATGACATCAGCGGTTAATGGACAACAGCTAACTACATCATTATCAAGTCCATCTCTGAAGATGGGATTAAGCCCAGGTGTTGACTCAAATGTGCTGTCCAAGGGAAAGAACATCAGCCTTCCAACAG GTCTTCAGATCCAGTTGTCAGGGATGACAACAACCATTGGACAGACCATTGGTGCCCTATCACGTTGCACTTCCACAAGCACACCAGTATCTGTCTCAGAGACAAGACATTCTCCTGCAACCACGACCCAATTAGCCCCATTCACAAAGTCAAATACTGTCACGAGCTGTCTTAGCCAGCTTGTTGCCAATGCCACTCTGTCCAGAACCTCTCAACCCCATTCTTTCACAATAGCCTCCCAATTAGGGTCTTTCATATCTACTACTGCTACTCATCCTGCAGGAAGTCTGCCCACAAGTGTATTGACCAGCCGCTCTCGGGAAACCTCTTCTGCACAGGGCAACCCAAACCCATCCTCTATGGCCACCCTTGCCCATCAATCCTCACATGTGCTGGCTAAAGAAACTACCCCAATGATATCACCATTTCAAAACGCtctaaataaaacacaatcCCATATCTTCTCAGCAACCACCAACAGTACACAATGTATGAGCCCTGCCATTGGGGCTAACAATTCTCAGCAGAGGATAGTCATCAACACCTCAAAACACCTTGTCGCTGGCACACAAATATTTCTTAATAATACCTGTGTTGTAGTTCCTCCCCAGGGGTTGGGTCCAGGTAGCCATGTGCTCATCATCTCTAGCCCTTCTCCACAAAAAGTGCCTAATGTCAGCGCTAGCACTATTGGAACGGCAGCGTCTTTGCAAGGACTGAGTCAAGGTTCAATAATCCCTCAAGGACCAATTTTACCCAAGTCCCAAGCAGGGTTACCTGGTGTCCCACTCGTGAATTCCCCTTTTGCAGTGTGCGCACCTGCCGTTGGTCCAACAAACGTCCAGGGCTCATCACTATTGCCCCCTAATGTGAGTCTTGTATCTACTCCGAGCTCACAGGTTTGTGACTCTGTGCTCAACACCCCCCCTCAGTTAGCCAAACAAGCAGCTCACATTTCCTCAGTCGTAACCGGAGGCCTCAGTCTTGGTTCTGCACTTATGCCGCCTCGTGCTGAGTGTTCCACTACTATTTCACCTGTGAATGCATCAGTTTTGCCCCGATTGCCTGCTCCTTTATCATCTTTGCCCAGCCTGATCGCTCCTCGCCACTCCCTCCCAGAGGTTTTAGCAACGACCGGGGACTCCTGCATACAGCCGCCCGCTACATCTAGAGTTACAGCGTCCTCTATTACGCATCTGGGCCTTGGCATCACCTCAGTGTCTAAGCAGGCACCGTCAGTCATTCACGAAGTGTTCGCAGGCTCATCAGCGCCAAGAATCCAGAACCTACCAACATCAACAGTTACACCAATCGAAAGCACCACAGACGCTTTGGAAACGTCATGTGCGGTTACCTTATCTCCACCCCCCGCCACATTTCAACCAATCACACTGTTGACCACAAACCCCATCCACCAGTCCATCGCCCTGACCAATCAGGCCCTGGTTAAGATTTCCTTGCAGAAATCCCCCTTAGGTATGGCTAACAGTGTAGCAAATAAGCTGCTCATCAGTCCCGATGGTGCCATTTTGAGCTCGGTCCAGTGCCAGGCCAAAGCAGCCGAGCCGAACATGTACCCTAAAAAGACAGCTTTGATTCTCACCCCCAACACTTCCAGCAGAACTTGGCGTCACCAGCCGACACCAAGTCAACCAAATAACTGA